From the Candidatus Poribacteria bacterium genome, one window contains:
- a CDS encoding CRTAC1 family protein, whose amino-acid sequence MQHQPLEKPRILLLFPTHTYRADEMCRGWVTQPLQLYAATFIIIMQCLWMAQAETDAPLFTEVTSALGAVGAGSPSPYRSPNPYRRAGTYALPEVIGSGVALFDYDNDAALDVLHIRFPPPGEDIPAPNRLFRQQSDGTFVDVTEATGIGHDGYGQGVAIGDVDNDGDVDVYVTNYGTDAFYRNNGDGTFALEDAGLSNEAWGTSATFGDYNRDGYLDLYVVNYVQFDPEMVCRGKHSAPDYCNPQVFEPAGDRLFRNNGDGTFTDVTRQTGIAAMPGRGLGVVCLDLTADGWADFYVANDGEANQLWVNQTDGTFAEEAILHGLAFNAYGQPEGSMGIAVGDVNSDMRPDMFVTHLSGETNTLYVASGIGVPSYQVFGDMTEVAGFAGRDLPFTGFGCGFLDFDNDTDLDIALVNGRVKRGAVLEGADVGEFWNFYAEPNLLFQNGDQPSAIGSQQDSSRQSAIGSQPREDSLPRTESREPFLPTVHFTDVSSRAPDFAKWVEVSRGMAFGDMDTDGDIDIVVSGLDNRLRFFRNDVPPPQHHWLFVRAITQNRDALGAQVTLRTPSRALTGYVLPGTSYLSSSEPSVHFGLGPIDAVQAIEVHWPDGSREKFPGASADQRVTVHQGKGVSF is encoded by the coding sequence ATGCAGCATCAACCTTTGGAAAAGCCGCGTATCCTCCTGCTCTTTCCAACGCACACTTACCGAGCCGATGAAATGTGTAGGGGCTGGGTCACCCAGCCCTTACAACTGTATGCCGCGACATTTATCATTATTATGCAGTGTTTGTGGATGGCACAAGCGGAAACGGATGCGCCGTTATTCACGGAAGTGACCTCCGCGCTCGGAGCTGTAGGGGCTGGGTCACCCAGCCCTTACAGGTCACCCAACCCCTACAGGCGCGCAGGGACTTATGCCTTGCCGGAGGTAATCGGGAGTGGTGTTGCCCTATTTGATTACGATAATGATGCCGCGCTTGATGTCTTACATATCCGATTTCCGCCGCCGGGTGAGGATATCCCCGCCCCGAATCGGCTTTTTCGGCAACAATCTGACGGAACGTTTGTTGATGTTACCGAAGCGACTGGCATTGGACACGACGGATATGGACAAGGTGTCGCAATCGGTGATGTGGATAACGATGGTGATGTGGATGTCTATGTAACAAACTACGGTACTGATGCTTTCTATCGGAACAACGGGGATGGGACCTTTGCTTTGGAAGATGCTGGACTCTCAAATGAAGCGTGGGGAACCTCCGCAACTTTTGGCGATTACAATAGGGACGGATACCTCGACCTCTATGTTGTGAACTACGTTCAATTTGATCCAGAGATGGTGTGTCGTGGGAAACATAGTGCCCCGGATTACTGTAATCCCCAAGTCTTCGAGCCTGCAGGTGATCGATTATTCCGAAACAACGGCGATGGCACTTTCACAGATGTAACGCGCCAAACGGGGATCGCCGCAATGCCCGGCAGAGGGCTTGGCGTTGTGTGCCTCGATCTAACCGCCGATGGTTGGGCGGATTTTTATGTCGCGAATGATGGGGAAGCCAACCAGTTATGGGTAAACCAGACGGATGGCACTTTTGCCGAGGAAGCCATACTGCACGGACTTGCGTTCAACGCTTACGGGCAACCTGAAGGTAGCATGGGCATCGCTGTCGGCGATGTCAACAGTGATATGCGTCCGGACATGTTTGTGACCCATTTGTCAGGTGAGACGAATACGCTTTATGTTGCGTCGGGAATCGGAGTTCCCTCCTACCAGGTGTTTGGTGATATGACCGAGGTAGCAGGGTTTGCTGGTCGCGACCTTCCTTTTACAGGTTTCGGGTGCGGTTTCTTGGATTTTGACAACGATACTGATCTCGACATCGCGCTCGTCAATGGTCGAGTAAAGCGCGGTGCTGTCCTTGAGGGTGCGGACGTTGGTGAGTTCTGGAACTTCTACGCTGAACCGAATCTCCTCTTTCAAAATGGCGATCAGCCGTCAGCCATCGGCAGCCAGCAAGATAGCAGTCGGCAGTCAGCCATCGGCAGTCAGCCAAGAGAAGACTCTTTGCCGAGAACCGAGAGCCGAGAGCCTTTCTTGCCCACAGTCCATTTCACCGATGTGAGTTCGCGTGCGCCTGATTTTGCGAAGTGGGTTGAGGTGAGCCGTGGAATGGCTTTTGGTGATATGGATACGGATGGCGATATTGATATAGTGGTGAGTGGTCTCGACAATCGGCTCCGCTTTTTCCGAAACGACGTGCCTCCACCGCAACATCATTGGCTTTTCGTGCGAGCTATTACCCAAAATCGCGATGCACTCGGTGCACAGGTAACGCTCCGAACTCCGTCGCGCGCGTTGACGGGTTATGTGCTACCCGGAACCAGTTATCTCAGTAGCAGTGAACCGAGCGTACATTTCGGGTTGGGCCCAATCGATGCTGTTCAGGCGATTGAGGTGCACTGGCCCGATGGAAGTCGTGAGAAATTTCCGGGGGCATCTGCCGATCAGCGTGTGACAGTTCATCAGGGGAAGGGGGTGTCTTTTTGA